In Xenopus tropicalis strain Nigerian chromosome 5, UCB_Xtro_10.0, whole genome shotgun sequence, one genomic interval encodes:
- the LOC116411082 gene encoding P2X purinoceptor 7-like isoform X1 yields the protein MASDHDVPSTSRTAAERYEELIFKMRTQPVLQKAGESFPYTPQQKKKKNPDMVSLSDLQSADNRLGNTNWCFCGNCVPMPTTTESICCLEEPAIEIKIPEGGHCVTECQHFDTHFTNKEQADLNLKMQCWNMKKKPKESEYLRGLRKASYRCFTAWVYGYLGSGIRKPIPACAVKAIRSAFPDPKGKYIGFLSVCDYAAEDMIFE from the exons ATGGCGTCTGATCATGATGTTCCTTCGACATCAAGAACTGCTGCAGAAAGG TATGAAGAACTCATATTCAAGATGAGGACTCAGCCAGTGCTGCAAAAGGCAGGGGAGAGTTTCCCATATACTccgcaacaaaaaaagaaaaaaaatcctgacATGGTTTCGCTGAGTGATCTACAATCAGCAGACAACCGGCTTGGAAACACTAATTGGTGTTTCTGTGGGAACTGTGTTCCAATGCCCACCACCACAGAGTCTATATGTTGCTTGGAGGAGCCTGCAATCGAAATAAAAATCCCTGAAGGAGGGCATTGTGTTACAGAATGCCAGCATTTTGACACACATTTTACTAACAAAGAGCAGGCAGATTTGAATTTAAAGATGCAGTGttggaatatgaaaaaaaaacccaaagaatCAGAATACTTGAG aGGTCTCAGAAAGGCAAGCTATCGGTGCTTCACAGCATGGGTTTACGGCTACCTGGGGAGTGGAATACGTAAACCAATACCAGCATGTGCTGTGAAAGCCATAAGGTCAGCCTTCCCTGAcccaaagggaaaatatattggTTTTTTAAGTGTGTGTGATTATGCAGCAGAAGACATGATTTTTGAATAA
- the LOC116411082 gene encoding uncharacterized protein LOC116411082 isoform X2, with translation MRWARLSHFSSILAVWMIRELQFHCLFTDIVEIKLPWRLIMMFLRHQELLQKGGLRKASYRCFTAWVYGYLGSGIRKPIPACAVKAIRSAFPDPKGKYIGFLSVCDYAAEDMIFE, from the exons ATGAGGTGGGCGAGGCTTTCACACTTTTCCAGCATACTGGCCGTGTGGATGATAAGAGAGCTTCAATTTCACTGTCTATTCACG GATATTGTGGAAATTAAATTACCATGGCGTCTGATCATGATGTTCCTTCGACATCAAGAACTGCTGCAGAAAGG aGGTCTCAGAAAGGCAAGCTATCGGTGCTTCACAGCATGGGTTTACGGCTACCTGGGGAGTGGAATACGTAAACCAATACCAGCATGTGCTGTGAAAGCCATAAGGTCAGCCTTCCCTGAcccaaagggaaaatatattggTTTTTTAAGTGTGTGTGATTATGCAGCAGAAGACATGATTTTTGAATAA